The Siansivirga zeaxanthinifaciens CC-SAMT-1 region GGGTCTACCAAATAAGCTTCAATAAGTTCTTTTTTATCGTTAAATAAAACTTGTTGTTCATTTTGCAAGGCATTATAAACTTCTTTTTTATCTGAGTTCAACACTATTGCTGTGGCCGTAGGATTGAAATTTAAAGGCGCTTCATTAAATTGGTAAAACACAAAAACCATAACGCCTACTAGCAAAATAAAGAATTGCATAGGAACTTTTAAAAGGCCGTTAAAAATTAAGCCTAATTGCATTTCTTTTAATGATTTCCCAGATAAATAGCGCTGCACCTGACTTTGGTCGGTACCAAAATACGATAACATTAAAAACGTACCTCCAATAATACCACTCCAAAAAGTGTAGCGATTATTTAAATCGAATGAAAAATCTAGAATTTCCATTTTACCACTGGCTCCGGCTATTTTTAATGCTTTTGTAAAAGTAATATCTGCAGGAAGTTTACTAACAATAATAAAAAACGCCACAAGCATACCAATAAAAATAACAACCATTTGATGTTTCTGAGTGACATTTACAGCGCGTGTTCCTCCAGAAACGGTGTAAATAATAACCAGAATACCAATGACAATATTTAGATAGAGTAAATTCCAGCCCAATACGACCGAAAGAATTATAGCTGGCGCAAAAATGGTAATTCCAGCGGCTAAACCACGTTGTATTAAAAATAAAATTGCGGTAAGGGTTCTTGTTTTTACATCGAATCGCTTTTCTAAAAATTCGTATGCTGTATAGACTTTTAATCTATGATATAATGGGATAAATACTAAACAAATAATAATCATGGCAATGGGCAAACCAAAATAAAACTGCACAAAGCCCATACCATCATTAAACGCTTGCCCCGGCGTCGATAAAAAGGTAATAGCACTTGCTTGAGTTGCCATTACCGACAAACCGATAGTCCACCACTTAGAGGTGTTGCCACCTTTTAAATAATCTTGAACGTTTTTGCTACCACGGGTTTGCCAAGTTCCGTAACCAACAATAGCTAGTAAGGTGGCGATAAGAATACTCCAATCTATAAAGCTTAGTGTTTGCATGTTAAAACGCTTTCATTATTAAATAAAACAAAATAATGTAAGCCATATTAGCTAACAAAACCAGGCTGTAAAGCTTTAACCAACGTTGTTTCGGACCTTTATCTTCGCTCATGGTTAGTCGTTTATTTTTGCAGTGTCTTTTAAATCTTCTTTTCCAATAGATAGCATATTAGCAAACAGCCTGTAGGCACCAGAAACGCCCGCAGGGAACTCTCTAAAAAAGCTTAAACCAGTGTATATATAATATCCTTTTCCGTAAGGCGCTACCAGTAAACTTCCGTCTTTGGCAGTTTCGTCTTTATCGTGCATCGATAAAATAGGTGTGAAATGACTGTCCCATGAATCGGGGAAATACAGTCCGCGTTCTTGAGTCCATCCATTAAAATCATCTTGGGTGATTTTATTCGGATAATTTAAAATAGGATGCTCCGGATTTAAAATAGTTACCTTAGAGTTTTCATCGGTTACGCGATCTCTCGATAAACTTAAACTATAAGGCGCCAACTCGTTTGTTTTTAAGCCTCTGTTGGTGTTGTATTGCACAATCATATTACCACCATTTTTAACAAAATCGAATAAAATTTGCTGTTTAAACTTTAGGGCATCAACAATGTTGTAAGCTCTAATTCCAACAACAACGGCATCAAATCTGCTTAAGGTTTCTTGAGTAATGGCTTCGGGTTCTAGGGTAAGAACCTGGTAACCTATTTGCTTTAAACTTTCTGGAACCACATCGCCAGCACCAGTAATATAGGCAATGTTTTCGCCTTTTTTCTTGATATCCAATCGAACTACTTTAGCTTCACTTGGCAGCAGAACTGTTTGATAAGGAATATGCTCATAATCAATCTCAACCAATTCTTTTGTGTATGTTTTATCTTTTATATGAATCACAGGATTTATAAAAGCTTCGGTTTGATTTTTAGCTGGAATTACAGTAAAAGTCACAATTTGTTCTTCACCTTTATTAGCAATTTCAATTTTTTGTTTTTCAGGATAAACAAGCCAGTTTTTTTCATGCGACATGCTAATAAATCCTTCTAATTTGTCGCGACCAGCTTTTACAATAACACGAATATCGTGGGCTTTGTCGTTACTAAAAATGATGACTTTTTCTTCAAGTTTAGCAGAGGCTTCTGGAATGATTTCAAACGGACGATATAATTCGCCTTTGTCTGGTTTTGAGTATCTGTAAACAACTGGCTTCGATAGGGTTATAGGGGTGTTGTTTATTTTTAAATGGAAGTTTATAATAACACTTCTTGGTGTTTCTGGTTTCCCTATTAAAGCTTCATCATCAACACGATACATGCCTAAAGTTCCTTTTTCGTTAAGCCAGTATGGCGATGTGTAAGCGGCATCGGGAGCAATAAAATAATCTGTTTTGAAGGACTCATCATCATTGTTTTTTAACTCTATTTGTTTTTGAATGGTCTTTCCGTCGTTTTGAGAAATACTTTCTAAAATAATGTTTTGATTGCTTCTGTTTAAGGCTTCAATATTAATTTTTACAGATTGATTTAATGTGGTTGAAGGTGTTTCGGCTGAAGCTTCTAAATACAAACCAGCACACATTTCTATAATTGATTTTAATTCTTTGGTTTTTTGTGTTTTCCAATGGGCGTCTTCAATATTTTGAAGTAGTTTGTATGCTTCCATAAGTTGAGGCAGATGCGAAGACGGATTGGTGAAATTGAAATTCTTTTCAACAGCATTTAAAATAGTGCCAATAGCTGCACCACCTTTTATACGATTCCATGAGGTGTCTATGCCTTCAAAAATATTTTCTTTATTATTTAGTGGTTCACCTTTTAAAAATTCGATGTATTCTTTTTGTGAACCGCGTTGCATTAATCGTCCAAAACCTTGACATAAATGTTGACTGCTAGCAAGCGAAGCTACTTCGTTGTTAGACATGCCTTTAAGCGGGTAATATACGCCAATATCGAAGGTTGACATTTTAGATTTGTCGGCATTATCGAAATCTTCCTGACTGCGGTAAAACCAAGAATTCGTGTTAAAAAACAGGCGTTTTGGTTGCCATACTTGGGTGTTTTTTAATTGGTTTGGATATGCCGATTTGTTTCCTGCCAAATCGAAAGCTTCAAAACTTAACATGGCAGAACTGGTGTGGTGGCCATGTGTGGTTCCTGGAGTTCTGTGGTCGAAACGATTAATAATAATATCGGGTTTAAACTGTCTAATTGCCAAAACAACATCGTTTAAAACGGCATCTTTATTCCAAATATCGAGCGTTTCATCTGGATGTTTTGAAAAGCCAAAATCGTTGGCTCGAGTAAAACGTTGTTCGCCACCATCAACCCGTCTGGCTGCTAGAAGTTCTTGAGTACGAATAACTCCAAGAAGTTCTCTAATTTCAGGTCCGATAAGGTTTTGTCCGCCATCGCCACGCGTTAACGACAAATAAGCTGTTCTGGCCTTTACCTGATTAGACATGTATGAAATTAGCCTGGTATTTTCGTCGTCTGGATGCGCAGCAATATATAAAACAGACCCTAAAAAATTAAGTTTCTGTAAAGACTCATAAATCTCTGAAGCAGCAGGTGTTTGAGGTTTTTGGGCGTTTATAAAGGAAAATGTGAATACTGTAAGGAATAAAGTAAGTATTGTTTTTTGCATGAATAGTAGTTTTACCAAATTCAAATATAGCAAAGTAAAGTAGGGAATAAGGTGCTTTTAATGTTTCTTTAACTTTAAGTTAAAGCCATTTTTTTCGTTTAAAATAAATAAGCATGGCAACAAAAAGCATAATCATTACACCCCATAAAATGAAATAAGAATATTTAAAATGTAATTCTGGGATGTAATCGAAATTCATACCGTAAATACCAGCAATAAATGTTAGGGGAATAAAAATGGAAGCCATGATGGTTAGAACTTTCATAACTTCATTCATTTTATTGCTAATGGTTGTCATGTACATATCCATTAAACTCCAAATCATTTCCCGGTAAATATCAATGTTTTCCGATACTTGAATTAAATGGTCGTAAATATCTCTGTAATAGTTTTTTGTAGTAGATGCAATGAGGTGGCTGTCGTGTTTTTCAATACGACTTATAACTTCGCGAAGCGGAAAAATGGCACGTCGAACACGTAGAATTTCTTTCTTTAAATCTCTAATGTCTTTATTGATGGTGTTTTCAACATTTCCAAGAAAAATATCGGTTTCTAAATCTTCAATTTTATAGCCAAGCGTTTCTATGACATTAAAATAATAATCTATAATAGAGTCCATTAAAATGTACAACAGGTAATCGGCATTCATGGTTCGTACGCGACCTTTTCCTTGACGGATGCGATCTCGAACGCTATCAAACACATCACCTTCCGATTCTTGGAATGATAAAACGTAATTCGGACCTAAAATAAAGCTAACCTGTTCTGAAATGATATTTTCGTCTCCATCGTAATAAAGCATTTTTAGGACTAAAAAAATATAATCCTCGTATTCATCAATTTTAGGACGCTGTGAAATGTTTACAATATCTTCTAAAACGAGAGGATGTAAATTAAAATGCAAGCCTAATTTTTCGATGCTATCAACGTGATTTAATCCGTTAAGATTAATCCAGGAAACACAATCGTTTAGTTTAAAATCGAAGGTGTCTTCGACCTTATTTAATTGTTTTTCTAGAAATTTATCATGGTTATAATCGAAAACTTCAATAAACAATTCTTTCGATTCTTTATTACCGGTGTAAATAACGCTACCAGGAACCGAACCAATTTTTTTGTGAGCTTTTTTATTTCGCTTTTTAGCCATGATTTAAATATAATGAATATTTAGATTGATTCCATATCGTCTTCAATAGCATCTTTTTGAATTAAAGTCACTGCTTTTTGAAGCATTAAATTATTAGGGTAAGTTACTAAATTGCCATTTTCTAACCTAAGATGAACTTGAAAGGCTCTAATATCTTCAATAATAGCTCTAATTGGAAAATCATGATCATGAATTTCAATTTTATCACCAACTTTATATGGGAAATTAAAAAACATAATAATGCCCGAAGTGATATTGCTTAGAATAGACCAAACGGCAAACAAACCAATACCAATAACGGCAAAAATAGACGAGAAAATAACAGCTAAATCCTTAAAGTCTGTGCCAAAAATAAAGGACTCAATTAAAATAGCCAACATGATAAGGGTTACGGTAGAGTATCTCCTAATTAATCTAATTCTGGCATCGTTAATTCCTGTTTTGTGTCCTATTTTATTAATAGCAAACCTAAGTATGAGTCTTACTATAAATAAAAATAAAAGTACAAATGCCGATATGATTAATTGTTTTTGATATGCTTCTATAAAGGTCATAAATTTTGAAAAATTTGAATGTGATTTTAAAGTAAACAAGCCCGATTACTTGAAAACTTGTGTTGATTATATTCGTTTAATTTTAAGAATTAAAGATACAAACTTATGCTTGGTTGGCAATATCTATTAACGTTTTGTAGACAAGATGCGTGGGTAAACCCATAACATTAAAATAGGAACCCTCAATTTTTTCAACGCCAATTTGTCCAATCCATTCTTGTATACCATAAGCACCAGCTTTGTCGAAGGGCATGGCGGTTTTAATATAAAACTCAATTTCTTCGTTGGTTAATGCTTTAAAAGTAACTTTTGTAATATCGTGAATGGTTTTTTGAAACGAATTGGTTGTAAAGCACACCGATGTAATGACTTCGTGTGTGGTGTTACTTAACGATTTTATAATATTGAAAGCATCGGTAGCATCGATTGGTTTGCCCAATGCTTTGTTGTTGTGCCAAACAATGGTATCGCTTGTTATTAAAATATCATTGGGCTTTAATTCATTCTTATAAGGAATGGATTTTAATTCTGCAAGATAATTACTTATATGTAAGTGAGTGAGTTCGGCGGGATAATTTTCTTCAATAGGTTTCAATCTAATTTCGAAATCTAAATTTAAATTTTTGAAAAATTCCTGTCTTCTGGGCGAACCTGAAGCCAATATAATATGATGGTTTTTGAGTTTTTCGCTTAACATATTTTAAATTAAGATGTACTTGTATAAAAGTAAAGAAAGCATCCCGAAAAGCATAATGATTTTTAGAAGATTGCTTACTTGGTGTAAGTCTTTTTTCGTTTTGGTTGTAAGAAGTTTTATAGCTACGTAAACTAACGGACCAATAATAAAAATTAAAAAGTAGAGAACAGCTATTATGTTTTTATATAAAATTTCATTTACATAAATAACGATTATTAAAGCCAAAATAAGAGTTAATATAAAAACGAAATGCGTTGCTTTTTTTATTCCAAATCTAACAGGAAACGTTTGAATGCTGGCTTTAGAGTCGCCTTTAAAATCTTCTATATCTTTCACTATTTCTCTTATTAAATTAATAGCAAATGCAAACAAGCTGTAATGAAAAATGACTTTAAAAAAAGCGAGTTGTGTATCTCTGTTTAGATGGTTCATACTCGGTATTAATTCAAAAAAACCAACAATTAAAACACTTAGCCCAACTAAAATAGCTATTACCAAATTGCCAAAAAATACGGTTTGCTTTAAATAGGTTGCATACATGTATAGCAGTGCCGAGGTTATAACAAACAACGAAAAAAAGGCACTTTTATTAACGACATGACTTAAGTAAGAACCCAGACCAACGCCCACAATATTAAAAATTAAAAACCAATTGTATGCTGCTTTTTCTGTTATGGTTTTACCAACTATTAATTTGTTGGGTTTGTTTACAAAATCGGTTTCTACATCGTAAATATCATTTATAATATTACCAGCAGCAGCAATGCACATTGTGGCTAATATTAATATAATAATACCTGTGGTATCTAAACGCACTGACGCTCCTAAAGGCTCCAAAAAGGCATACTTTACAAGTAATTGTACCATGCCAATCATAACGAGGTTTTTCCAGCGAATAAGTTTAAGAATACTCAAAATGAATGAATTAAATTCTAGATGTAAAATTATTTATAAGGTATTTAATTAAAAGTAAAACCAAAATAAAAAGGATAGTAGATACAACTACGGTTTTTATATTTTGTCTTTTAGCATCTTTACGAATGTTGTTTTTTATAATATCCTTTTCTAATTTACTCAGGTTTTTATGAGTAAAATGAATTTCGTAATGAAAATGCGATTCGTTATTTAGTTGTTCTTTTAAAACAGAAAATGGCCTATTGTTTTTCTGATTAAATACACTTTGACTATTACCAAAGCCAATGTAACCAAATCCGTTTTTAATGCGTCTTTTTACACGATTCATAAAAGGGTTATACCATCCAATTGTTTTGAACTTTTAATACTTGTTCAAGGACATCACGAACGGCTCCTTCACCACCTTTTCGATGTGAAATATATTTGGAAACGCTTTTAATCTCTGGAACAGCATCCTGTGGGCAGGTAGGTAAACCAACCATGGTCATAACCTGTCTGTCGGGGATATCATCGCCCATATAAAGTATATTTTCGGGTTTAATATTGGTTTCTTTAATGTACTGCTTAAACGTGTCAACTTTATTGGTCGATCCTAAATAAACGTGAGGAATTCCTAAGCCTTCCAATCTAATTTTTACCCCTTCGTTGGTTCCTGCTGAAATAATAGCAATGTTATAACCCGCGTTTATGGCGTATTTTAAAGCATAACCATCTCTTACGTGCATTTTTCTTAACAATTCACCATCAGAAGTAACATTAACAAATCCGTCGGTTAAAACACCATCAACATCAAAAATAAATGTGGTAATGTGTTCTAAATATTCTTTATAGCTTTTTTCTTCCATGGGTACGTTGTATCGATTCGGTTAATAATTCGTAAATAGCTTTATGATGCGGTGTTTCATTTAAAAGTTTTAAATGTTTTCTCATCGTTTTTTTATCGTTGCGTTTTGCAGGACCCGTTTGTGCTTTATAAGGCGATAAATCTTGCACTTTTTTTGCGGTTTCCAGTATTAATGGTTTTAATAAATCGAATTCGGCGCCTTCACTTTCTGTAATTTCATGCGCTACTCTGTAAAGTTGATTGGTAAAGTTGTTTACAAAAACAGCCGCTAAATGCAGAACCCTTCTTTGGTCTGTATTTACTTTTTTGGTAGGACTGCCAATACTTATAGCCAGATTTTTTAAAACATGATAGTCTTTGCTTTCAAGCGCTTCAATACAAATGGGAACATTTGCAAAATCTAATTTAGCCGCTTTGCTAAACGACTGCAGGGGATAAAAAACGCCGCGTTTATGTTTTTTATCGATATCGTAAATGCCAACACTTCCAGAGGTGTGTGCTACCAGTCGGTTTTCAAAAGGGAGTTTATTTGTTAAGCTTTTAATAGCATCGTCGCTAACGGCCAAAAGGTATAAATCGGCTTCTTTTAAGGCACTTAAATCGTTAACTATTTCAACCTCTTTAGCATAAGGTTTTAATGTGTCTAAATTTCTATTATACCATTGAATAACCGATATGTTTTCGGCTGCTTTAAAAGCTCGGTACAAATGTGTGGCTACATTTCCTGCGCCAATAATAACTACTGAAATCATATCGCAAAAATAACCATAATTAGCTTACATAAAAAAGCAAACAAGTATCTTTGTTGTATATGCAAAAGAAAGATATTAAAACCAGAGCCGATGTATTTTTGCTAGTTTCTTCATTTTACGAAAAAGTAAAAAAAGACGCTGTTTTAGCACCATTTTTTAACGAAGCTATTACAGATTGGGATGCGCATTTAGAACGATTAACCAGTTTTTGGGAATCTAGTTTGTTTTTGAAAACCAAATATTTAGGCAATCCTTTAGAGGTTCATGTAAAAGTAGATCAGGTGCACAATAAAACCATAACCGAACTCCATTTTGGCTTGTGGTTAAATTTATGGTTTCAAACCATAGACCAATTTTTTGAAGGTGAAAATGCCGATAACGCCAAACGGCGAGCTCGAAAAATGGGAACTTTTTTATATTTAAAAATTTTTGAAGCCCGCCAATAATCTTAATTATTAAAGTAAAATTATAAATTAGTTAGCCTCGGCTTTAGTAAGTCTTTTTCTAAACTTTAACACTTCAAAATCAACTTTAATACTTAAATTTGCACGACCTTAAAAGGGCTTTTCATTATGCAAAATAAAATCTCCAAAATAATTTTTTCAACACGTCTTACAGCTGTTTTATTTATTGCTTTTGCTGCTGCTATGGCAATAGGTACTTTTTTAGACGCAGGCCAGTCCACATCGCCAACACCATACACTAGAAATTTAATTTACAATGCTTGGTGGTTCGAGGCTATCATGCTGTTATTCACCATTAATTTTATTGGAAATATTGGCAGATACCAACTGTATAAAAAAGAAAAATGGGGCACGCTTATTTTGCATTTAGCGTTTATTTTTATTTTTATTGGAGCTTTTATAACCAGATACATCAGTTACGAAGGGATGATGTCCATTAGAGAAGGCGAAACCGAAAATGCGTTTCTTTCTCAAAAAACATATATCACCACCTATATTGATGGCGATTATATGATAGATGGCGTACCACAACGTTTGCCTTTAGAATTTGAAGTTGATTTTTCGGCAAGGTTGAAAAATGATTTTAAAATTGAAACCAAATACGACCAGCAACCGGTAACTATTGAAATTGAAAAGTTTATAAAAGGAGCCGAAGAAGATATTATTCCCGACGATCATGGCGAGGAGTACTTAAAAATTGTTGAAGCAGGGAGCAATGGACCACACAACCATTTTCTTAAGGTTGGCGAAGTACAAAGTATTCATGGGGTTTTAATTGCACTTAACAAACCTACCGATGGTGCAATAAATTTAACCTACCAAAACGATGATTTAACCATTAATTCGCCTTTTGAAGGTGAATACATGACTATGGCTACCATGGCAAAGGGTACGTTGATTAAAGACAGTATTCAACCACTAAAATTAAGATCACGTTATGTTATTGGAAATATGCAAATGGTATTTCCAAAACCAGTGGTAAAAGGTGTTTTTGATATTGTTCAAAAATCGAAAATTTTAAAAAATGACGAAGATGGTGTTGTATTAAAAGTAACTACTAACGGTATTACAGAGCGCATTGGTTTGCTTGGTGGTAAAGGTATGAACAACCCATTTAAACAAATTTCGGTGGGCGGATTAGATTTTGCTTTTAAATATGGCTCTAAAGTTTTAGAACTTCCTTTTTCTATAAAACTAAACGATTTTGAAGCCGAGCGTTATCCGGGAACTGAAAAGGGCTATTCGTCTTTTTCGAGTAAAGTAACCGTTATCGACGAGCAAGAAGGAAGCTTCGATTATAAAATATTTATGAACCATATTTTAGACCATCGTGGATACCGATTTTTCCAATCGAGTTTCGATCCCGATGAAAAAGGAACCATCTTATCGGTAAATCACGATTATTGGGGCACCATGCTAACCTACATTGGTTACTTTTTGTTGTATTTAGGATTGTTGGCCATCCTTTTCGTTAAAGGCTCACGTTTTAAAGATTTAGAAAGTATGTTGGAAAAAGTGAAAGCTAAAAAAACGAAATTATTAGGCATTTTCTTGTTTTTTTTATGTTTGAATGGATTTGCTCAAGAACATTCTGCAAACGACGCACACAATCATACGGCGCCAACCAAAATGCAAATAGATTCTATTTTAGCGGCCAACATCACACCTAAAGAAGAAGCCGATAGATTTGGATATTTAGTTATTCAGGATTTAAGCGGACGTATGATGCCTGTTAACACATATGCATCAGAAATGCTTCGAAAATTAAGTAAAAGCGACACATACGGAGATTTTGATGCCAATCAGGTATTTCTGTCTATTCAAGAAAGTCCGATGCTGTGGTATAACGTACCAATCATCTATTTAAAGCCTAAAAAAGCAGATACAATACGAAGTATTATTGGTGTCGATAAAGATGTAAAATATGTTACACTGGCCGATTTCTTCAGTAATAAAGGTACTTATAAATTGGCTCCGTATTTAGATGAAGCTTATAAAGCAATGACACCGAATGCGTTTCAAAAAGAATTTAAAGAAGCCGATCAACGTGTTAATTTATTATACAATACGGTTGAAGGCATGTCTTTAAAAATATTTCCTATTCCAAACGACCCTAATAACAAATGGATTTCGGCTTACGATTATAAATTCGATAATCATAAAATTAAAGATACGCTTTATGGTAACTTCATAAAAGCAGGATTTAATACTTACTTGTATGCTTTAAATGCGGCTAAAAAAACGGGCGATTTTACAAATGCAACCAAGCTATTGGAGGCTTTTAAAAAGACACAGCACCAATATGGAGGCAGTGTTATGTTAACAGATAAAAAAGTTAAAACAGAGATTTTATACAACAAATACGACATTTTTAAAAAATTGTTTAGTTGGTATTTATATGCTGGTAGTTTACTGTTTATTCTATTAATTATTCAAATTTTTAAGGAGAAAAATAAAGTTATTGATGTAAGTGTTATAGTTTTTAAATGCATCATTTTAGGCATTTTTATACTGCATACTCTGGGTTTAATAGCGCGTTGGTATATATCTGGGCATGCACCGTGGAGTGATGCTTACGAGTCGATGATTTACGTTGCTTGGGCCACTATGTTTTTTGGTTTAGCCTTCGGAAGAAAAAGTGATTTAACGTTAGCTTCAACAGCCTTTGTAACATCTATGATTTTAATGGTTGCCCACTGGAACTGGATGGATCCTGCTATTGCCAACCTTCAGCCTGTTTTAGATAGTTACTGGTTAATGATTCACGTTGCTGTTATTGTGGCGAGTTACGGGCCGTTTACTTTGGGTATGATTTTAGGATTGGTATCGTTATTCTTGATGATTTTTACTACCGAAAAGAATAAAGTAAAAATGGACTTAAACATAAAAGAACTAACCATTATTAACGAGATGTCCTTAACCGTTGGTTTGGTTATGTTAACCATTGGAAACTTTTTAGGCGGTATGTGGGCAAACGAAAGTTGGGGACGTTACTGGGGCTGGGATCCAAAAGAAACCTGGGCGCTTATTAGTATTATGGTTTATGCTTTTGTAATTCATATGCGATTGATTCCTGGACTTCGTGGTCGTTGGTTTTTTAACCTGATGTCTATTATTGCTTTTGCCAGCATCATGATGACTTACTTTGGAGTTAATTTCTACCTAGCGGGCCTGCATAGTTATGCAAGTGGCGACCAAATAGTAAGTGTTAAATTCATTTTAGTAACCTGTGTTATTGTTGCTGTAATTGGGTTTTTTGCTTATCGAGGGTATGCTAAATTTTACAAAAAGTAGCCTGTTTTTTATTTTCTGAAATTCAATTTTTGTTACGTTTCACTTTTTCAAAAATAATCTTTAGTTTATTTTTAGCCATAATTAATGTAATTTGAAACCATATGGCAGCTATGAAATTATTTAAAGAGTTTAAAGAATTTGCGGTAAAAGGAAACATGATGGACATGGCAATAGGTATTATTATTGGCGCGTCCTTCAATAAAATAATCGATGTTTTAGTTAAAAAAGTATTTTTGCCACCACTATCATTATTAACCGATGGTGTAAATTTCAAGGATAAAAATATTATTTTAAAAGATGCTGTTTTAGATGCCTCGGGGAATATTGTTACAGACCAAGTGGCTATAGGTTATGGTGCGTTAGGCGAAGCTGTTTTAGATTTTTTAATTGTAGCCTTTACTATTTTTATTGTTGTTAAGTTTATGAATCGATTAAAAAACAGAGCCCACGACACGAACGATACGACGGTAACAACTCCAAAAGACATAGAATTACTTTCTAATATTAACGATTTAATGAAAGAACAAAACGCTTTATTAAAACAAAAAAAGTAGTTTATGGCAAAAACAGGGAGAGATAAAAATACTAAAAACAAAGCCAAACACTCCAAATTAATGGATCAAAAAAAGGCGAAAAAAAAGAAAGAAGAAGCCATTAGAAAAGAACGTTTAAAAGCCATAATTCAACAAGCTAAGCATCAAGAAAATAATTATTTTTTTATAATTCGACATAATTTTTAAAAACCTACTAAAATTTTTGTCAAGAGTTTTTTATTTATTATTTCTAATGAGTATACAAGCTGGTTCAAATAGCGATGATATTTAATTGAAGAAGCCAGTTAATACCTTGACCTAGTTACAAGAATTTTATTTTTATTATGCATACTACTTTCTTATAAAG contains the following coding sequences:
- a CDS encoding KdsC family phosphatase is translated as MEEKSYKEYLEHITTFIFDVDGVLTDGFVNVTSDGELLRKMHVRDGYALKYAINAGYNIAIISAGTNEGVKIRLEGLGIPHVYLGSTNKVDTFKQYIKETNIKPENILYMGDDIPDRQVMTMVGLPTCPQDAVPEIKSVSKYISHRKGGEGAVRDVLEQVLKVQNNWMV
- a CDS encoding Rossmann-like and DUF2520 domain-containing protein, producing the protein MISVVIIGAGNVATHLYRAFKAAENISVIQWYNRNLDTLKPYAKEVEIVNDLSALKEADLYLLAVSDDAIKSLTNKLPFENRLVAHTSGSVGIYDIDKKHKRGVFYPLQSFSKAAKLDFANVPICIEALESKDYHVLKNLAISIGSPTKKVNTDQRRVLHLAAVFVNNFTNQLYRVAHEITESEGAEFDLLKPLILETAKKVQDLSPYKAQTGPAKRNDKKTMRKHLKLLNETPHHKAIYELLTESIQRTHGRKKL
- a CDS encoding group III truncated hemoglobin, translated to MQKKDIKTRADVFLLVSSFYEKVKKDAVLAPFFNEAITDWDAHLERLTSFWESSLFLKTKYLGNPLEVHVKVDQVHNKTITELHFGLWLNLWFQTIDQFFEGENADNAKRRARKMGTFLYLKIFEARQ
- the ccsA gene encoding cytochrome c biogenesis protein, with the translated sequence MQNKISKIIFSTRLTAVLFIAFAAAMAIGTFLDAGQSTSPTPYTRNLIYNAWWFEAIMLLFTINFIGNIGRYQLYKKEKWGTLILHLAFIFIFIGAFITRYISYEGMMSIREGETENAFLSQKTYITTYIDGDYMIDGVPQRLPLEFEVDFSARLKNDFKIETKYDQQPVTIEIEKFIKGAEEDIIPDDHGEEYLKIVEAGSNGPHNHFLKVGEVQSIHGVLIALNKPTDGAINLTYQNDDLTINSPFEGEYMTMATMAKGTLIKDSIQPLKLRSRYVIGNMQMVFPKPVVKGVFDIVQKSKILKNDEDGVVLKVTTNGITERIGLLGGKGMNNPFKQISVGGLDFAFKYGSKVLELPFSIKLNDFEAERYPGTEKGYSSFSSKVTVIDEQEGSFDYKIFMNHILDHRGYRFFQSSFDPDEKGTILSVNHDYWGTMLTYIGYFLLYLGLLAILFVKGSRFKDLESMLEKVKAKKTKLLGIFLFFLCLNGFAQEHSANDAHNHTAPTKMQIDSILAANITPKEEADRFGYLVIQDLSGRMMPVNTYASEMLRKLSKSDTYGDFDANQVFLSIQESPMLWYNVPIIYLKPKKADTIRSIIGVDKDVKYVTLADFFSNKGTYKLAPYLDEAYKAMTPNAFQKEFKEADQRVNLLYNTVEGMSLKIFPIPNDPNNKWISAYDYKFDNHKIKDTLYGNFIKAGFNTYLYALNAAKKTGDFTNATKLLEAFKKTQHQYGGSVMLTDKKVKTEILYNKYDIFKKLFSWYLYAGSLLFILLIIQIFKEKNKVIDVSVIVFKCIILGIFILHTLGLIARWYISGHAPWSDAYESMIYVAWATMFFGLAFGRKSDLTLASTAFVTSMILMVAHWNWMDPAIANLQPVLDSYWLMIHVAVIVASYGPFTLGMILGLVSLFLMIFTTEKNKVKMDLNIKELTIINEMSLTVGLVMLTIGNFLGGMWANESWGRYWGWDPKETWALISIMVYAFVIHMRLIPGLRGRWFFNLMSIIAFASIMMTYFGVNFYLAGLHSYASGDQIVSVKFILVTCVIVAVIGFFAYRGYAKFYKK
- the mscL gene encoding large conductance mechanosensitive channel protein MscL produces the protein MKLFKEFKEFAVKGNMMDMAIGIIIGASFNKIIDVLVKKVFLPPLSLLTDGVNFKDKNIILKDAVLDASGNIVTDQVAIGYGALGEAVLDFLIVAFTIFIVVKFMNRLKNRAHDTNDTTVTTPKDIELLSNINDLMKEQNALLKQKK